Part of the Streptomyces sp. NBC_00457 genome, GCAGGAGGAAACCGCAGAGCGCGGGCGGTGGCAGCAGCTTGCGCAGTGCCGCGCCCGCGCCCGCGTCGGCGGGGAGTAGTCGGGTGTCGTCCATCATCTTCAGCAGTCGGGCCCGGCTGGGTCCGGGTTCCCCGCCCGCCCTGTGGCGCGCGTCACTGCGCGCCGGCCGCCTCCCGCTCGATCTGCTCGAACTGCGCACCCATCGCCGCGGCCAGCGCGTTGGCGGCGGACAGCGGACGGACCATGACGGTGAACTCGTCGATGCGGCCGTCCTCGTCGAAGTGCAGGAAGTCGCAGCCCTGGAGCTGCTTTCCGGCCACGGTGGCGGTGAAGACGAACGCGTGGTCGCGGCCGTCGGGGTTGGCGATCTCACGGACGTAGGTGAAGTCCTCGAAGACGCGCATGACGCCGCGCAGGATCGCGGCGGTGATCGCCTTGCCCGCGTAGGGCTTGAAGACGACGGGGCTGGTGAACACGACGTCGTCGGCCAGCAGCGCCTCCACGCCTGCGATGTCACGGTTCTCGACGGCCTTGCGGAAGGGGTGCACGAGCGTCACCTCACTGTGGAGTACTCAACAAGTTGAATAAGCGTATCGGGTAATGAGTATCGGGCACCGGCCCGTAGCTATTGGATTACCTATGACACACATCGGATTCCTCATTGGATCCCTATGGCAGGTCCCCCTAGGGTGGACGCATGTCAAAAATCCTCTTCGTAGTAACCGGTGTCGACCACTGGACGCTCGCCGACGGCTCCCTGCACCCGACCGGCTTCTGGGCGGAGGAGGCCGTCGCCCCGTACGAGGCGTTCAAGGCCGCCGGTCACGAGATCGTGGTCGCCACGCCCGGCGGCGTCGTGCCGACCGTGGACCGGGCCAGCCTGGCGCCGGAGTTCAACGGCGGTCAGGAGGGCGCCGACCGGGTCGCGGCCGCACTCGCCTCGATCACCGAGCTTCAGCAGCCGGTCAAGCTGGAGGACACCCGGCTCGACGATTACGACGCCGTCTTCTACCCGGGCGGTCACGGCCCGATGGAGGACCTCTCCGTCGACGCCGCCTCCGGCAGGCTGCTCACCGACACCCTGGACTCCGGCAAGCCGCTCGGCGTCGTCTGCCACGGTCCGGCCGCGCTGCTGGCCGCTGTCCGGGCCGGCGGCGACAACGCCTTCGCGGGTTACCGCGTCGCGGCCTTCACCAACGCCGAGGAGACGCAGTCCGGTTTCGCCGACAAGGCGAAGTGGCTGCTGGAGACGCGTCTCGTGGAGGCCGGCGTGGACGTCCAGGTCGGCGAGCCTTGGGCGCCGCACGTGGTCGTCGACCGCAACCTGGTCACCGGCCAGAACCCGGCCTCCGCCGCCCCGGTCGCCACCGAGCTGCTGAAGAAGCTGACCTGACCGGGCAGAGCCGCGAGCCATAGCGGAGAGCTAGGCTCCTCGCTATGAGGCATCAGGATTCCAATGGCCCCGACGGGTCCCGCGAACCCCGGGACCCGGACGGGGCGCCGCAATCCCCCGCGCCGCCTTCCCCGCCCACGCCCCTGGACCTGAACCTCGTCCGTACGTTCCTCGCCGTCTACCGCTCCGGTTCCTTCACCGCCGCCGCCCAGCTGCTCGGTATCTCGCAGCCCACGGTGACCACGCAGGTCAGGGCCCTGGAACGGCAGTCGCGGCGCGAGCTGTTCGCCCGGCTGCCGCGCGGGGTCACGCCGACGCCGTACGCCCATGACCTGGCGACCCGCATCGCGGGCCCGCTCGACGCCCTGCTGGCCGCCGCCGGACACGACCCGGCTCAGACGCCGGCCACCGCTCCGGTCCATCTGGCCGGTCCCGCCGAACTCCTCTGCGTCCGGGTGCTGCCCGCGCTGGCACCGCTCGTCGCGGACGGCGTGCAGCTGCGGATCACGCCGGGCCTGACCGACCCGCTCCTCGACGAACTGCGGTCCGGCCGCCACGACCTGGTCATCGCGACCACGCGCCCGCGCGGCCGGACGCTGGCCGCGATGCCGCTGCTGGACGAGGAGTTCGTCCTCGTCGCCGCGCCGAAGTGGGCCGAGCACCTCGCCGGCCGCCTCACCAGGGAGGGCCCCGGCGTCCTGCACACCGTCCCGCTGATCACGTACGCCGAGGACCTGCCCATCGTCCGCCGCTACTGGCGTCACGTCTTCGAGCAGCGCCTCAACTGCCGCGCCGCCGTGACCATGCCCGACCTGCGCGGTGTCCTGGCGGCGGTCACGGCGGGCGCGGGCTTCACGGTCCTGCCCCGCTATCTCTGCGCGGCCGAACTCGCCGACGGCGCACTGGTCCTGCTGCACGAGACGGACGATCCGCCGATCAACACCGCGTACCTCGTCCAGCGCCCGGGGACACCGGAGAATCGGGACGTCGTACGGGTACGGGAGCGGTTGCTGGCGCTGGGGCCCACGTGGTGACTCCCGTCCGGCGTCACCGCAGCACGCTGGTCACCCGGTAACTGCCGGACGGAATCCGGTAGTTGGCCACCCCGTCCGCGTACCCCAGGTACTTCACCCCGGGCACACGAGCCAGCGGTGTCCGTCCTTCCCGTACCGTGTCCGGATCGGCCGTCGGGACGCGCAGGGTCGCCGTGGTGTTGGGCGGGACCACGGAGTGGTGGGTGAACGCCGTCCCCGTGACGCTCCACTCGCTGACGATCTCGCCATACGGGGAGACGTACGAACCCGTCACCCGCGTGACCTTCCCGGTGGGGTCGATGTGCGGCCGCAGGAAGAAGTGCCGGAAGCCGGGGTGGGCCGGGTCCTTGGCGATGCCGGCCATGTCCTCGTACATCCACTCCGCGATGGCGCCGTAGGCGTAGTGGTTGAACGAGTTCATCTCGACCGGGCCGAACCCGTCCTCCTCGGAGTAGGAGTTCCAGCGCTCCCAGACGGTGGTGGCGCCGTTTCTCACCGAGTACAGCCAGGACGGCATGGCGTCCTGGTGGAGCAGTGCGTACGCCAGGTCCGCGCGGCCCGCGGCGGTGAGCACGGGGGCGAGGACGTTGACGCCCAGGAAGCCCACGGACAGCGTGTTCTCGGCGTAGTCCACCCGGGCGCTGTCCGGGTGGGCCTGCTTGTACTCCTCCGAGTTGCCGATGTTCTCGGCGAGCAGGGCCACCAGTTCGCGGCGCTGCGCGTCCGTGTCGTACAGGCCGAGCTTGAGCGCCCACACCAGCGCGGTCTGGGAGTTGTCCTCCGCCGGCGCCGGTTCGCCCCAGTCCTGCGGCTTGCCGAGGCTGGAGCGGAGCACGAGCCTGCCGGAGGCGTCGGTGGCGAGATACTTCGCGGTGAACGCCTTCTTGATCCGTGCGTACAGCTCGTCGTAGGCGGAAGCTTCGGCCGTACGGCCGGTGGCGCGGCCCATGTCCGCCAGCAACCGGGTGGAGTACGCGAAGTAGGCGTCGCTCATCAGCTGGGCGCTGGTGTTCTGGAACGACAGCCAGTCGCCGAAGATCGCGCCCTGACCGGCGTAAGCGTCACCGGACTTGGCGCGTATCCAGTCGACGTACTTGGTCATGGCAGCCCAGCTGCGGTCGATCACCGTGGTGTCGCCGGACATCTGCCAGACGGTCCACGGCACGATGACACCCGCGTCGGCCCAGCCGCTCGCGGGGGCCGAGAAGGCGTACCGGGAGCCGGGGGCGATGCAGGGGAACTGGGCGCCGTCGAGGCCGTAGGCGGTCTGCGAGGCGATGAGGGTGTCCTGGAAGTGGCTGAGGAAGTTCACCGCGTCGCCGTTGTAGAGGGCGGTGTTGCAGAACACCTGGGTGTCGCCGGTCCAGCCCTGGCGCTCGTCGCGCTGCGGGCAGTCGGTGGGGACCCAGAGGTAGTTGCCGCGCTGGCCCCAACGGACGTTGCTGAACAGCTGGTTGACGAGGTCGTTGTCGGTGGTGACGGTGCCGGTGTCGCGGACGGCGGAGGTGGCGACCCTGCCGGTGACGCCGGAGACGGTGACGGTGGTGCCGGGGGTTGCGACGCGCACCTGGACGTAGCGGAAGCCGTAGAAGGTGAGCGAGTCCTCGTGGGTCTCGCCGGCCTCGGCGCCCTTCAGGACGTAGGTGCTGGTCGCCTTGGCGGAGCGCAGGTTGGCCAGATAGACCGAGCCCTCGGGGCCGTCGGCGCCCGCGCTGTCGTCGTTGAGCATCTCGCCGAAACGGAACACGACTTCGGCGCCGGCCGGGCCCTCGAGGGTGTAGCGGGGGACGCCGACCATGTTCTGGCCCAGGTCGAAGACGGCGGTGTCCCCGGTGCGGAGGGTGACCCGGGCGCGCGCGGCCTCGGCCGGGTCGGTGGTCGAGCGGTCCGGGTCGACGACGATACGGCCCTTGCCGTTGGGGCTGTCCGACGCGCCGGTGACCTTGTCGTAGACGGTCACCGACTGCGGCCGGCGGTCCCACTGCGGCATCAGGCGTGCCGTCTCGCCGGGGTAGGCGATCAGCTTCGAGTCGGGGAACTTCGCGGCGAAACCGGGTACGTCGACGTCGGCCCAGGTGCTGTCGTCGAAGCCGTTCGCCGTCCAGCCGTCCAGTTCCCTGCGGGCGTCGTAGGTCTGCCCGTCGTAGATGTCGTCCGCGCGGTACGGGCCGGTGTCGGTGGCCTTCCAGCCGGTGCCGGGCGCGGTGACCACCGTCTGGGTCGTGCCGTCGGTGTACCGGATCAGCAGCTTCGCCTTCAGGGCGAGCGGGTTGCCGTCCTTGCTGTAGTACTTGCTCGCGGGCGCGCCGTCGACCGCTTCGCTGACGCGCGAGTTGTACCAGCCGTTGCCGAGGACCGCGGCGAGCGTGACGCGCCGCTCGCCCGCGAGCAGCTCGGTCACGTCGTACGTCATGTAGTTGACGCTGGTGTCGTAGTTGGTCCAGCCCGGCGTGAGCAGCTCGTACGTGCGCCCGCCGTCCTGCGGGACGGAGACGCGGCGGCCGTTGAGGTGCGCCTCGTAGACGCCGAGGGCCGAGATGTAGAGGCGGGCCTGAGCGACTCGGGCCTTGCGGAGAGCGGTTTCATGGCGGAGCAGCGGCGCTCCGGCGGTGTTCGGACGCTTGCCCGCCATACTGATCCACTGGGCGCCGTTCCAGCCGGTCACGCCGTCCGTGCTGAGGAGACCGGTTTCGAAGGCGGCGGTGGGGGCGGAGACCTTGCGGCCGTGCTCGTCCCAGACCCGGACGGTCCAGAAGTAGCGGGTGGAGGGCCGGAGTTCGGGGCCCGCGTACCGCACGGCCACGGAGTCCGCCGAGTCGATCCGGCCGCTGTTCCACACGTCCGTGCGGCCGGGCCTGGTCCCGACCAGGATCTGGTACGCCGTCTGGCGCCGGCCCCGGACCGGCGAGCGCAGCTGCCAGCCGAAGCGGGGGGTGGGTTCGTCCACGCCCAGAGGGTCCGCCCGGTGCTCCACGCTCAGGTGCTCCACGGTCAGGGCGGAGACGGAGGTGTCGGCTGAGGCGGGCGGCGCGGCATACGCCGTACCTCCCCCCGTCGTCACCGCCGCCGCGACCGCCGTACCCACGCTCACGGCGAGCACGGTTCTGCGGGGCACCCCGTTCCGTTCGCTGTCGATTCCGTTGTCCACGCCGTTGTCCACGCCGTCATCCCTTCGGCTTTCGACTCACGGGTTGTATCGATTCACTGCGATCGGCCGGGAACCTAGTGGCGTCTGGGATGGCTGTCCATGGCTTCGACCGAAGAAGCCGCAGCGAAAATTGAACGGCTTTTGAAACTTTTCAAAAGCGGAATATCAGCCTCTCGGCCGGTCGCCGTAGGGACGCCGTACGCAGGACGCGACGACCACGAAGGGCCACATTGCCTGCATCGCCGTCACCAGACGCTCGGCGGCCCCGATGGCACCGTCGTCCTGCTGCATCTCGATGAGAAACCAGAGTGCGGCGAGACCCATCAGCGCGCTCGCCGCGAGGGAGGGCCCCGGCCGCAGGGCCCAGGGTGCGGATGCGCCGCGCACGGCGGCCAGCACCGGCCACACCGCCAGGAGCGTGAAGCCGACCGCGGCGACCGAACCGTGCCGCAGCGAACCCCCGCTGCTCGGCGGCGGCACCAGCGCCACCACCAACGCCGCGAAACCGCCCCCGCCCAGCGCCACACGCCCGGCGAACGCGGCCGGCCGCAGACCCCGGGCGGTGAGCAGATGGCAGACGCCCAGCGCGAACAGGGCCGGGGTCATCACCCAGTACCCCGACGCCCCGTAGGCCGCCAACACGCTGATCGTCTGGGTGGCGGGGTCGTAGGCGGGCCCTTCGAGCAGCGCCGCGACCGACCAGCCGCCGATCAGCACGAGAGGCGCACACGCCGATGAAAGCAGGGTCCACCACGGCACAAGTCGCATCAGAGCACCGTAAAACGCACCATCCTTCCCCTGTCGCATACACGCAGACGACGACGGCGGTCCCCCGCGCCAGGGGTTGCGTCGGCCGGTCAGGATTCGAGAAGCGCCGGGCATCGAGGCGCGCTTAGCGTGAGTGCCATGACCTCCATCGATTGCGTCACCCTCGAGGTGGCCGACCCCACGGCCGCCGAGCGCTTCTACGCCGATGCCTTCGGCCTGGGCAAACAGGTACGTGTGCGGGCCTCGGAGGAGCCGACGTCCGGCTTCCGCGGGTTCACGGTGTCCCTCGTGGTCTCCCAGCCGTCGATCGTCAACGGCCTGTTCGGCGCCGCCCTGGCCGCCGGCGCCACCGAGCTGAAGCCCGCCAAGAAGTCGTTCTGGGGCTACGGCGGTGTCGTACAGGCCCCCGACGGGACGATCTGGCAGCTCGCGAGCTCGTCGAAGAAGGACACCGGCCCGGACAGCCGGCAGATCGATGAGATCGTTCTCCTCCTCGGCGTCTCGGACATGGCCGCGACCAAGCGGTTCTACGTCGACCGCGGCTTCAAGGTCGCGAAGAGCTTCGGCAGCAAGTACGCCGAGTTCGACGCCTCGTCGAGTCCCGTCAAGCTGTCGCTGTACGGACGTCGCGGCCTGGCCAAGGTCGCCGGAGTCCCGCCGGAGGGCAGCGGGTCCCACCGGCTCACGATCGGCGGCGACGCCGGGACGTTCACCGATCCGGACGGGTTCGCGTGGGAGCCGACGGCGTGAGGTTCCGAGGGGGCTGGAGGCCGACCCGCTGCCCTACTCGCAGATGATCTCGTTGCGCGGCGTGTAGTGGGTGCGGAACGGCTCCCGCTTCACCTCTTCGCCGCCGTCGCGGAAGACCCGCTCCACGGTGACGTCGAAGCCCTCCAGCGGAGTCTGCGGCACGCACTCCTTGTCGGTGCTGACCTTCTTCTCCGGCTGCTTCACCTTCGTGCGCGGACCCGTGACCGACTCGATCTCGTCGTACTTCTTGGTGCCGAGGAAGGTGACGGTCACCGAGGTGTCGGTGGACTCGGCCTGGATGTAGATGGCGTTGCCGGAGTCGTTGGCGAACCTCAGGTCCAGGCTGCCCCAGGCCACCGTGGCCTCGCGGCCCTCCGGGTAGCGCTCTATGTAGAAGGAGTGGGCGCCGTACTCCACGGGCTCGACCCCGGCGAAGAACATCGCGTTGAACATGGTCGTGGCCACCGCGGAGACCCCGCCGCCGGGCGCCTTGGTGAACTGGTCGTCGAGGATCATGACGCCCTCGACGAAGCCGTTGGCCTCGGTGCGCTCACCGACGGTCCGGTTGAAGCTCCAGGTCTCGTCCGGCATCACGACGGAGCCGTTGATCAGTTCCACGGCCCGGCCGATGTTCTTCGTGCGGTACGGCGCCGGTTCGAAGTTGACGGTGAAGGAGGACATCTTCTCCGTCAGCCCCAGCCGCGCGGCGTTCTCGCGGGTCACCTGCGGCTGCGTCTCCCGCGTGGCCACCTCGCCGGTCCGTGCGGCGCCCGACTTGGTGAGCAGCGGCAGTACGGCCTTGCTCAGCGCCTTGTCGGTGACCTCCTGGCCGGGGCGGGCGTCCTCGGCCACCGCGACCTTGTCGCCGTCGAGGCGCAGCACGGCGTTCTCGGCCTCGGCAGGCAGGTCGGCGAGGGACCGGGCCACCGCGGGGGCGGCGCGCAGGCCCTTGCCGTCCAGCTTCGGGGTCAGGCTGCCGGTCTTGTCAGGCCGCATCGTCAGGTGTGCGCCCAGGACGGACGGGTCGATCGTGAACCGCTTGTCGCCCGCGGTGAGCGTGACGGGCGCCGACATGGCCGGCCGCGCGAACTCGCGCACCGCCCGCCGCACCTCCTCCGCCGTGACCTGCGGCTTCGTCTCGCGGGTGGGCAGCGCGGTGGTGGAGCCGGCCTCGCCGCGCAGGAAGGCGGTGCGCAGGGGGTCGACCGCGGCGTCCACCTCCAGCGCGTGGCCGTTGCGCGGAGCGACCTGCCGGACCTGGCCGTCCGCGAAGGTGACGCCACCGTTCCGGCCCTTTTGGTCGAGGGACTTCGCCAGCTTTCCGAGGGCGGAGTGGGCCTTGTCCTCGTCGACCCGTACGACGGGCTCGACGGCGCCGCCGGAGCGGAAGAGACCGCCGATCACGCTGAACGGATCGGCGTCACCGGTGCGCGTCGCCCGGTCGACGGTCTCCTGGATGTCGAAGGTGATTCCGGCCCCCTGCGGATCGACCGTGCCCCTGCGGTCACCGACCGTCACGGCCAGGCCCTGCGACGCGGCCTCCCCCAGGCGCTCCTTCAGCTTCTGGCTGGCTTCCTCGCGGGTCAGGCCCCCGATGTCCACACCGCGCACCGTCGTACCGGCGTCGATGTCCCCGCCCGCGAGCAGCAGCCCGGCGAGATACAGGCCACCCACACCGACGGTCAGAGCGCCGCCGGCCAGGGCGAGGGGCGGAACGGTGGGTATTCGGGGGCGCATGGGTCTCCTGGACGATGGATGGGGGACGGTGCACCGGAGGACGCGGCACTGCGCACAGGGCAAGCGTCCCAAGGTAGCCACAATCCGACCGAAAACGTATATGTCCCACGTCACGCGAGGTTCCGGAGCAGCCGCACCGTGCCGCCGCCACGTGTGGTCTCACGGTCGACCGGCCGTGATGGTTCAATCCGCGCATACGGAGATCGGGTCGGCCCCAGAGCCTGAGATCGATCCGGCCCGGACGGCACCGGCGGCACGAAGAACAGGCCGTGTCCGAGCCGCCGGTATGCTGAGGCGGCTGCGGCACCCCCCACCAACACCCGTTCCCACGTGGTGAGTTACGGCCTGCGGCGACCACGACGTCTCACGGCAAGAGGATGACAACAGGTGCTGATGGCGGGCCGCTACCGGCTGAGCGAGTCGATCGGACGCGGTGGCATGGGGGAGGTCTGGCGGGCGTACGACGAGACCCTCGCCCGGCCGGTGGCCGTCAAGCTCCTGCTGCCCCAGGACACCGACCCCACCGCCACCTCCCGTTTCCGGCTGGAGGCGCAGACCGCGGCCCGGATCGACCACCCGAACGTGGTCGGCGTCCTGGATTTCGGCGAGTACGACAACCGGCTCTTCCTGGTGATGGAACTCGTCGAGGGCGCCAGCCTCGCCCAGGCACTGGCCCGGTCCGGCGCGCTGCCCGCCGACCGCGTGGCCTCGATCGCCGCGCAGGCCGCCGCCGGGCTGGCCGCCGCGCACCGGCAGGGCATCGTCCACCGGGACATCAAGCCCGGCAACCTGCTCCTGGACGCCGACGGCACCCTCAAGATCGGCGACTTCGGCATCGCCCGCTTCCTCGACGACCCCGGCGCCGCGCTGACCGCGACCGGGCAGATCGTCGGCACGAGTCTCTATCTCGCCCCCGAGCGCGCCCTCGGACAGCCGGCGGGCCCGGCCTCCGACGTCTACGCGCTGGGCTGTGTGCTCTACCAACTCCTCACCGGCCGCCCGCCGTTCCAGGCCGACACCGCCATCGCCATCCTGCACCAGCACCTCGACGCCGCCCCCGTCCCACCGCGCGAACTGGGCATCCCCGGTCTTCCGCCCGCCTTCGAGAACTACCTCCTCGGCCTGCTCGCCAAGGCCCCGGAGCACCGGCCCACCGCCCAGCAGGCCGCCGAGTGGTTCGCCGCCGGCGCCTGGCTCGGACGCCCCGAACCGCTCCCCGACGCGACACCGGCCGCCCGGCCGAGGTCACAGCAACTGGGCGAGACCAGCACTCCCACCACGTACGCACTGCCCTCCGTCGCCGGCAGCGCCGCCCCCCGCCGATCCCGGGCACGCCGTCCGGCACGACCGGCGCCCCTCGCGCGCCGGCCGCGTGTGGCGGCCACGGCAGCCGCCGCCGTGCTCTTCGTGGCCGCGATGCTCCTCGGCGTGCTGTGGTTCGCCCCCGACAACACCGCGGCGAAGGGCACGGACTCCGAGCCGTCGCCCCGTACGAGCGCTCCCGCCTCCGTCTCTCCCCTGGCCTCGAGCCCGGCTTCCACCGCCGCCCCGAGCCCGACGGCGGAGCCGGGCGACAGCCGGGAACAGCGTGACGAGGAGAAGCCGGAGCGGGAGAAGCGACACGACGGGCGTCAGGACGACGAGGGGGACGAGGACGACTGACGGCGGCCCGATCGGCGGCACGGGTGGTACGGCCACGAATGGCTGTCGGCATGTTGCCGACGACGATCGCCGCTGGGCATATTGAGACCCCGCCCTCCCGGGTGATCTCCCCTAAGTTTCTCTTTTGGTCGCCGCGGATTTGAGTGATGAAGAATCCCTAAGGTGCTCCACGGGGCGATTTTCAGCTCGTGCGGATAAGGAGAAATCCATGCAGAGCGCGCGGTTCAATGCTTCCGGCAATGCGGCGGCGAAAGTTTCCTATACGGCCCGCCGCCTTGTCGAGCTGGGCCACGGAAGCACCGGCACACTGGGGTTGAGCAGGCAGGACGCCCGTCCACAGGCAGGCGACCTGGTGCTGTGCCGGGTGACCGAAATCGGCCAGCACAAATCCCTCGGGCAAGCACACGGAAAGCGTAATCGACTGTTCGTCGGCGACACGATAGTGGTCGCCTATGGCGCACGCTACGCCCCCGACCAATTCGAGGCAGAAGTGCCGGGCGACCTCGGCCCCTGTGACCTGGCCGCCGGAGGCGGCATAGCCGGGCGGGTCGTCTCCTCCCACTCCAGAATGAACCCTCCCACCCGGCTGCAGCCCCTTGGTCTGGTCACCGACGAGCACGGCGCGGTCATCAACCTCGCCCGCCTGGCCCGACCCGTCGTGCCCGCCCTCGCACCGCGCCCGCGCACCATCGCCGTACTCGGCACCTCGATGAACGCGGGCAAGACGACCGTGGCCGCCGCCCTCATACGCGGCCTCAGCCTGGCCGGCCGCCGGGTCGGCGCGGCAAAGGTGACCGGCACCGGTGCGCCCGGAGACCCGACGCTGATGGCCGACGCGGGCGCGTCCCGGGTCATCGACTTCACCGACCTGGGATTCCCCACCACCTACCAGCTGCCGATGCCGCAGGTGATCCGCATTCTGCGCAGCGCGATCACGGATCTGACGAGCCACCAGGCGGATGCCATAGTGCTGGAAGTCGCGGACGGGATCCTGCAACGGGAGACGGCGGCGCTGATGCGGACACCGGAATTCCGCGCCGACGTGGACGGCATCGTGTTCGCGGCCGGTGACTCGGTCAGCGCGGTGGCGGGGGTGCGGCTGCTGCATGAGGAGGGGCTTCCCGTCATGGCCCTGAGCGGGGTACTGACGGCCTCTCCGCTGGCCATGGCCGAAGCGGTGGCCGGCGTGGACATCCCCGTGTTCGAAGCGGCTGCCCTGTCCGACCCCTCCGTCGCCGTCCAGATCCTCGCGGGCGCCATCGCGGGCGGGAGCCCCGTCAGGGACGAGAGCGGCCAGCCGGAGGACGGCACGCGGCTGACGGACCGCACGGACTACGCGGACTACACGGACTGCACCGCACTGTCGCAGGACCACAGTCGGCTGGCGGACCGCAGCGGCCCTCTGACGGCCGAATCAGTGGCTTGACCACGGCGGGCCTGCAGCGCGCCCGGATGCCGCACACGCTCGGCGGTGTACGGCGCCGGCTGATGCTCCTCTTGGTTCTCGCGGGATTCGGGCAGGCGGTCTGCGTCGTCGCCTTTGCCCTCCTGGTGCATGGCGCGGCCTACCGCATCACGCACGGCGGGCAGATCGCGTACGGCCACGACCGCAGCGCCATCTACACCCACGTCGCCGGTTACGCGCCCGGCACACTCGCCGCCGGACTCCTCACCTCGGCCTGCGCGACCGTACTCCTCAGGGCGGCAGGCGAACCGCTCGCGGAACGGCTGGCCCAGAGCTACGTGCACAGCGTCAGAATGCGTCTCTTCGACCATGTCGCCGGAAGCGAGGCATGCGGGCCGGACCGTCGCACGGTCGGCGTCACCGTGCTCCGGTTCACCGGCGACGCGTCCGCCCTCCGGCTGTGGATCAGCAAGGGCGTGGCACCGCTGCTGGTGGACGGGGTGTTCCTGGCGTGCGCGCTCGTCGCCCTGGCCGTCATCGCGCCGAGGATCGGCGCGCTCTCGGCGGCGGTGATCCTCCTCGCCGGGGCCACGGTCGCGCTGTTCGGGCGGCGGCTCAGCGAACGCGTACGCGAGACCAGACGGCACAACGGCCGGCTCGCCGCCTTCGTCAACGAACGGGTCACGCACACGGCCGTCATACAGTCCCTCGGACGGATCGAGCAGGAGCGCCGGGTGATGCGGCGGCGCAGCCGTGAGTACGGTCGCGCCATGGTGCGCCAGGCCCGGCTCACCGGAGTGATGTCGGCGACGGCCGAGGCGTGCGGCATCGGCATCCTGCTGATCGTGGTCACCGCGGGTCTGGTCACGGGCACCAGCTGGGAAGTTCTCGCTTCGCTGCTGACGGTGGCGAACTTCCTCGGCGGACCCCTGGCCTCCCTGGTCCGTGTGCAGGAGCACTGGCAGCAGTCGCGCGTCGCACGCCGTCGCATAGCCGAGGTCCTAGCGGCACCGGCGCCACTGCGCAGACCCCGCCGCGCCGAGCCGCTCGCGGACGGGCCCGGGCGCCTCGAACTCGCGGGACTGCGCGTGTACGGCGTCCTGGACGCGTCGGCCGTCGCGACGCCGGGGCAGCGGATCGTACTGCAGGGCCCTCCGGGCGCGGGAAAGTCGCTGCTGCTTCGCCTCATCGCGCGACTGCAGGAGCCG contains:
- a CDS encoding VanW family protein — encoded protein: MRPRIPTVPPLALAGGALTVGVGGLYLAGLLLAGGDIDAGTTVRGVDIGGLTREEASQKLKERLGEAASQGLAVTVGDRRGTVDPQGAGITFDIQETVDRATRTGDADPFSVIGGLFRSGGAVEPVVRVDEDKAHSALGKLAKSLDQKGRNGGVTFADGQVRQVAPRNGHALEVDAAVDPLRTAFLRGEAGSTTALPTRETKPQVTAEEVRRAVREFARPAMSAPVTLTAGDKRFTIDPSVLGAHLTMRPDKTGSLTPKLDGKGLRAAPAVARSLADLPAEAENAVLRLDGDKVAVAEDARPGQEVTDKALSKAVLPLLTKSGAARTGEVATRETQPQVTRENAARLGLTEKMSSFTVNFEPAPYRTKNIGRAVELINGSVVMPDETWSFNRTVGERTEANGFVEGVMILDDQFTKAPGGGVSAVATTMFNAMFFAGVEPVEYGAHSFYIERYPEGREATVAWGSLDLRFANDSGNAIYIQAESTDTSVTVTFLGTKKYDEIESVTGPRTKVKQPEKKVSTDKECVPQTPLEGFDVTVERVFRDGGEEVKREPFRTHYTPRNEIICE
- a CDS encoding serine/threonine-protein kinase translates to MLMAGRYRLSESIGRGGMGEVWRAYDETLARPVAVKLLLPQDTDPTATSRFRLEAQTAARIDHPNVVGVLDFGEYDNRLFLVMELVEGASLAQALARSGALPADRVASIAAQAAAGLAAAHRQGIVHRDIKPGNLLLDADGTLKIGDFGIARFLDDPGAALTATGQIVGTSLYLAPERALGQPAGPASDVYALGCVLYQLLTGRPPFQADTAIAILHQHLDAAPVPPRELGIPGLPPAFENYLLGLLAKAPEHRPTAQQAAEWFAAGAWLGRPEPLPDATPAARPRSQQLGETSTPTTYALPSVAGSAAPRRSRARRPARPAPLARRPRVAATAAAAVLFVAAMLLGVLWFAPDNTAAKGTDSEPSPRTSAPASVSPLASSPASTAAPSPTAEPGDSREQRDEEKPEREKRHDGRQDDEGDEDD
- a CDS encoding DUF1611 domain-containing protein, with translation MQSARFNASGNAAAKVSYTARRLVELGHGSTGTLGLSRQDARPQAGDLVLCRVTEIGQHKSLGQAHGKRNRLFVGDTIVVAYGARYAPDQFEAEVPGDLGPCDLAAGGGIAGRVVSSHSRMNPPTRLQPLGLVTDEHGAVINLARLARPVVPALAPRPRTIAVLGTSMNAGKTTVAAALIRGLSLAGRRVGAAKVTGTGAPGDPTLMADAGASRVIDFTDLGFPTTYQLPMPQVIRILRSAITDLTSHQADAIVLEVADGILQRETAALMRTPEFRADVDGIVFAAGDSVSAVAGVRLLHEEGLPVMALSGVLTASPLAMAEAVAGVDIPVFEAAALSDPSVAVQILAGAIAGGSPVRDESGQPEDGTRLTDRTDYADYTDCTALSQDHSRLADRSGPLTAESVA
- a CDS encoding ABC transporter ATP-binding protein, whose protein sequence is MTTAGLQRARMPHTLGGVRRRLMLLLVLAGFGQAVCVVAFALLVHGAAYRITHGGQIAYGHDRSAIYTHVAGYAPGTLAAGLLTSACATVLLRAAGEPLAERLAQSYVHSVRMRLFDHVAGSEACGPDRRTVGVTVLRFTGDASALRLWISKGVAPLLVDGVFLACALVALAVIAPRIGALSAAVILLAGATVALFGRRLSERVRETRRHNGRLAAFVNERVTHTAVIQSLGRIEQERRVMRRRSREYGRAMVRQARLTGVMSATAEACGIGILLIVVTAGLVTGTSWEVLASLLTVANFLGGPLASLVRVQEHWQQSRVARRRIAEVLAAPAPLRRPRRAEPLADGPGRLELAGLRVYGVLDASAVATPGQRIVLQGPPGAGKSLLLRLIARLQEPDAGTVLLDGQDLARHDPESVRRMIRLTSPELPLLRGSVGKNLRHGEPPDAATEPDEDHIEALAELLPDGLRTRVGEGGHGLSTTARYQVAMVRALRSGPRILLLDEARPHKPLGCDLLERLLDRYPGTVIYVTDEPQLAARADALWRIDDGRLTVHEPPVWLHR